A genomic region of Arachis hypogaea cultivar Tifrunner chromosome 5, arahy.Tifrunner.gnm2.J5K5, whole genome shotgun sequence contains the following coding sequences:
- the LOC112801266 gene encoding ferredoxin C 1, chloroplastic — protein sequence MAALHFTPTPLKPFFALLKQNHPTTTKLNSVRPRLASRSSFIVRSYKVLIEHQGQSTHLEVEPDETILSKAIDSGLDVPHDCKLGVCMTCPARLLSGSVDQSDGMLSDDVVDRGYALLCAAYPRSDCHIRIIPEDELLSLQLATSND from the coding sequence ATGGCAGCTCTTCACTTCACTCCAACTCCGCTCAAACCATTCTTTGCTCTTCTGAAACAAAACCACCCTACCACCACCAAGCTCAACAGTGTGCGGCCACGCCTTGCTTCACGCTCATCATTCATTGTGCGGTCCTATAAAGTGTTGATTGAGCATCAGGGGCAGTCCACCCATCTTGAAGTGGAACCTGATGAGACCATACTCTCTAAGGCAATCGACTCTGGCTTGGATGTCCCCCATGATTGCAAGCTTGGTGTCTGCATGACTTGCCCTGCTCGTCTTCTTAGTGGCTCTGTTGATCAGAGCGATGGTATGCTCAGCGATGATGTCGTCGACCGCGGCTATGCCCTCTTGTGTGCTGCCTACCCTCGCTCCGATTGCCATATTAGGATTATCCCGGAGGATGAGCTCCTCTCCCTCCAATTGGCCACCTCAAATGACTAA